Sequence from the Fodinibius salicampi genome:
TATCAAGCGCATCTTCTTTCCAGCGATCAGCCAGTTGAAACACCTTATTGCCACTTATTCCGCGATTATAACTTTGGGGGTCCCGTTCTGCCAGCTTGTGCCGCAGATGTGCTGTAGCAAGCATTGCATATCCTGATCCTAATCCGCTATTTGCATTTTTTTCGCCTTTATTTCTTCCCGCATCGGTTATAGAATCACCCTGAAAGAGAATTGTAGCATCCTCTGGTATAACCGGAAAGTCATCTCCCGATTTCCGTCTTTCTTGCGCCGGAGTTAGTGCCAGCCCGGCTGCCCCAAGAGCGGCCGCAGTAATAGTTTGAAGAAAATTTCGCCGCGTATAATCCATAACTCACCTATAAATAATTAAGCTGATATTGTTTCTGAGGAATATTTATCCAAAAATTCTTTCACTTTCAACACATTCTCTTGCGAACCTATAAAAATAGGAGTTCGCTGATGTATAGCCTCCGGCTCTATTTCCAAAATACGTCCTTTTCCATCAATAGCCAGTCCGCCGGCCTGTTCAATAATTAAGCTTAGCGGATTACATTCATACATCAGCCGAAGTTTTCCGTTAGGGTACTGGCTGCTGTTCGGATAAATAAAAATACCGCCGGTTTTAAGCGTTCGATGAACATCCGCTACCATGGAACCGATATATCTTGCTTTGTAGGGGCGGCTCGTTTCTTTATCCTCCACCTGACAATATTTAATATACTGCTTCAGTCCTTTATCCCATGAGTGGTAGCTGCCCTCGTTAACACTATAAATGGTCCCTTTATCAGGGATTTTAACGTCATCCTCCGATAAGATAAATTCTCCTATACTTGGATCGAGTGTAAATACAGATACCCCCATGCCCGTGGTATAAGTCAGCAGCGTACTCGAACCATAAAGCACATAGCCTGCTGCTACCTGCTTAAGTCCAGGTTGGAGGGCTTCATCGGCAGAAAGCTGATTCGAGCCGGGTTTTTCACGCATATAAATAGAAAAAATACTACCAATAGACACATTTACATCAATATTTGATGAACCATCCAAGGGGTCAA
This genomic interval carries:
- the fbp gene encoding class 1 fructose-bisphosphatase; protein product: MVDRNKKRVITLEEYIIQAQNKFPGATGDLSQLLRDIGLAAKIISREVNKAGITNILGEDGSKNIHGESVKKLDLFADEQMISALNRAEITCMVISEENDGIVELDNAGGKYIVYLDPLDGSSNIDVNVSIGSIFSIYMREKPGSNQLSADEALQPGLKQVAAGYVLYGSSTLLTYTTGMGVSVFTLDPSIGEFILSEDDVKIPDKGTIYSVNEGSYHSWDKGLKQYIKYCQVEDKETSRPYKARYIGSMVADVHRTLKTGGIFIYPNSSQYPNGKLRLMYECNPLSLIIEQAGGLAIDGKGRILEIEPEAIHQRTPIFIGSQENVLKVKEFLDKYSSETISA